From Flavobacterium sp. 102, a single genomic window includes:
- a CDS encoding tetratricopeptide repeat protein has protein sequence MKYLIHTNRYFYFFLLFGFLHSHSNAQSFLNKHYLSDDIENLINSNPDQALKIAQYLLSKTNTSNKEKAKVNFLISKAYLVKGDFSSALNFLYEEKNYEDYLTEEEKIDIEIGKIVLLRELTLYKQSKKSLENLENKFKNTHDSKLKLYLEGSIAIEKAQFLLNEGKAEKGISLLRKHESSLNKTFKNNKDLELNYIITLGQLYFKESDLVQAKKHFESAIALVNNQNGENVYSKIEALQGLAGVYLATKDHQKVINLSNEAMVYAKGLGNLFLQVEIIQQQNLSYLALNDMANYKLTNTRFFEVQPETEAQEQEAINTAYNLISDEYSKDYEDDKSGYLNTIYIVSGIFLVIILVCIFFWQKTLQRKKGLDVIINYIEITRSNLIGSFSITDKKQEPRKNVILKETEEQILNKLKRFESSKRFINKDISLAVLAGQLDSNTKYLSEIINTHYNVNFNTYINKLRINYIIEKLKTDPNFINYKISYLAENCGFSSHSSFATVFKSITGISPVKFIELLNQEKENNLLEE, from the coding sequence ATGAAATATCTTATCCATACCAATAGATATTTTTATTTCTTTTTGCTATTTGGATTCCTCCATTCACATAGCAATGCGCAATCTTTTTTAAACAAACATTACTTGTCCGATGATATAGAGAATTTAATCAACTCAAATCCGGATCAAGCATTAAAAATTGCCCAGTACTTACTTAGTAAAACCAATACCAGCAATAAAGAAAAGGCCAAAGTTAATTTTTTGATTTCTAAAGCTTATTTAGTCAAAGGCGATTTTAGTAGTGCTCTAAATTTTCTGTATGAAGAGAAAAACTATGAGGACTACTTGACAGAAGAAGAGAAAATAGACATTGAAATTGGAAAAATTGTTCTTTTAAGAGAGCTTACACTTTACAAGCAATCCAAAAAATCTCTCGAAAATCTTGAAAACAAATTTAAAAATACACACGATAGTAAGTTAAAATTGTATTTAGAAGGTTCTATTGCCATTGAAAAAGCCCAATTTTTATTGAATGAAGGCAAAGCCGAAAAAGGTATAAGTTTGCTTAGAAAGCATGAGTCTTCTTTAAATAAAACATTTAAAAACAATAAAGATTTAGAGCTGAATTATATAATCACTCTCGGACAATTGTATTTTAAAGAAAGTGATTTGGTTCAGGCAAAAAAACATTTCGAATCGGCTATTGCATTAGTTAATAATCAGAATGGAGAGAATGTCTATTCAAAAATTGAAGCACTTCAGGGTTTGGCCGGAGTATATTTGGCTACAAAAGACCATCAAAAAGTTATAAATCTTAGTAACGAGGCTATGGTTTATGCTAAAGGACTTGGTAATCTTTTTTTGCAAGTTGAGATTATTCAGCAACAGAATTTGAGTTATTTGGCTTTGAATGACATGGCCAATTATAAGTTGACCAATACGCGGTTTTTTGAAGTCCAGCCAGAAACTGAAGCCCAAGAACAAGAAGCCATCAACACTGCTTACAATCTTATTTCGGATGAGTATTCAAAGGACTATGAAGATGACAAATCCGGTTATCTCAATACAATATACATAGTTTCGGGTATTTTCTTGGTTATTATACTCGTTTGTATCTTTTTTTGGCAAAAGACATTGCAACGCAAAAAAGGGTTGGATGTAATTATCAATTATATTGAAATAACCAGAAGCAATCTCATTGGCAGTTTCAGCATAACGGATAAAAAGCAAGAACCAAGAAAAAATGTGATTTTAAAAGAAACCGAAGAGCAGATTTTAAACAAATTAAAACGATTTGAAAGTTCTAAACGTTTTATCAATAAAGACATTTCACTTGCGGTTTTGGCGGGTCAATTGGACTCAAATACAAAATACCTCTCGGAGATTATCAATACCCATTATAACGTCAATTTTAACACCTATATCAACAAATTAAGAATCAATTATATCATTGAAAAGTTGAAGACTGATCCCAATTTCATCAATTATAAAATTAGTTATTTGGCTGAGAATTGCGGATTTTCTTCACATAGTAGTTTTGCTACAGTATTTAAATCCATAACCGGTATTTCTCCGGTGAAGTTTATAGAGTTATTAAATCAAGAAAAAGAGAACAATCTGTTAGAAGAATGA
- a CDS encoding tetratricopeptide repeat protein, giving the protein MMVYTKTIVLFIGFVVGLLTTTTSYAQNYKKLDSILKAGSNEIYVNPDKVIKEGHQIVNQSDNVDYKIKGYKLISDAYSAKRDYEKSLDYLIRASDLLDQSNDKLLKINIINKTGIQYHQLKVYDKAIQYLDQAEQLISEYPYKDSIHAELGKNYIVRGFIYKEKLSCAIAIAFMDRGIAELKKSKDKLGVASKVSIAIYNKGNCYLLMHNNKLALESFKESAKLAKEVNAKSLEAFALKGSAKVYTLEGNHLEAIKALNLALDLSSEVNDLILNQEIYKGLSENYLAINQWDQFKINQSKFIDVQKLIKDRERSSVGESLGVKELELKAKRTELSNKFYYLLLFLFILLVLIVLFFYVIIKRKGKEIEAIKNQIYVLQNKKAKDA; this is encoded by the coding sequence ATGATGGTTTACACGAAGACTATAGTATTGTTTATTGGATTTGTTGTTGGCTTGCTGACCACAACCACTTCGTATGCTCAAAACTATAAAAAACTCGATAGCATTCTTAAAGCCGGTTCCAACGAAATTTATGTCAATCCTGATAAAGTAATCAAAGAAGGACATCAAATTGTCAATCAGTCAGACAATGTCGATTATAAAATCAAAGGATATAAGTTGATTTCTGATGCCTATTCTGCTAAAAGAGATTATGAAAAATCTCTAGATTATCTGATTAGAGCTTCAGATTTATTAGACCAGTCAAATGATAAATTGCTCAAAATAAATATCATAAATAAAACGGGAATTCAGTACCATCAATTAAAAGTTTACGACAAAGCAATTCAATATTTGGACCAAGCGGAGCAACTGATCTCAGAGTATCCGTATAAGGATTCTATTCATGCTGAATTGGGAAAAAATTACATCGTAAGAGGTTTTATCTATAAAGAAAAGTTGAGTTGTGCCATTGCCATTGCATTTATGGATAGAGGTATAGCCGAGTTAAAGAAGTCAAAGGACAAATTAGGCGTTGCTTCCAAAGTTAGTATAGCGATATACAACAAAGGAAATTGCTACCTCTTGATGCATAATAACAAATTGGCACTCGAAAGTTTTAAAGAATCAGCAAAATTGGCCAAAGAGGTAAATGCGAAGAGTTTAGAGGCGTTTGCACTCAAAGGTTCGGCTAAAGTTTACACTTTGGAAGGCAACCACCTCGAAGCCATAAAAGCCTTAAATCTTGCCTTAGATCTTTCTTCAGAAGTGAATGACTTAATTTTAAATCAAGAAATCTATAAAGGTTTGTCCGAAAATTATTTGGCTATAAACCAATGGGATCAATTTAAGATTAATCAAAGCAAATTTATCGATGTTCAAAAACTTATTAAAGACCGTGAAAGAAGTTCAGTAGGCGAATCTTTAGGGGTAAAAGAACTCGAGTTAAAAGCAAAAAGAACAGAATTGTCTAATAAATTCTATTATTTATTGTTGTTTTTATTCATTCTTTTGGTCTTGATTGTTTTATTTTTCTACGTAATTATCAAACGAAAAGGAAAAGAAATTGAAGCCATAAAGAACCAAATCTACGTGTTGCAAAACAAAAAAGCGAAAGACGCTTAA